Proteins encoded within one genomic window of Macrotis lagotis isolate mMagLag1 chromosome 3, bilby.v1.9.chrom.fasta, whole genome shotgun sequence:
- the LOC141516725 gene encoding olfactory receptor 10Q1-like, with product MSSDTVHLNQSGPTEFVFRIFTSSPRIQVLLFCFFLFLYVMILCGNAAIIWAVYTHTSLHTPMYFFLSNLSFLEICYTTTLVPLMLSNIMGKRRPIPLAACATQMFFFATLGSTDCFLLAVMAYDRYVAICHPLHYTLIMTPQLCTQMVTGPLALAFFLSLPLTSLVFTLPFCGHVLEINHFFCDIPPVLQLACADTRVPQAVLYVISILVLTTPFLLICISYVFITITILQIPSAEGRQRAFSTCSSHLTVVLLQYGCCSLVYFRPPSSTPADEDRYLALVYTFVTPLLNPIIYTLRNKDVKNALKKAMNKKAASKNP from the coding sequence ATGTCTTCTGATACTGTTCATCTCAACCAATCAGGACCCACTGAGTTTGTATTCCGAATTTTCACCTCTTCCCCCAGGATCCAGGTTCTCCTcttctgcttcttcctttttctctatgtAATGATTCTCTGTGGAAACGCTGCCATTATCTGGgctgtatacacacacacttcCCTGCATACCCCCATGTACTTCTTCCTGTCCAATCTATCCTTCCTGGAGATCTGTTACACTACTACACTGGTACCACTGATGCTCTCCAACATCATGGGAAAGAGAAGGCCCATCCCACTGGCTGCTTGTGCAACCCAGATGTTCTTTTTTGCCACCCTTGGCAGCACTGACTGCTTCCTATTGGCTGTCATGGCATATGACCGTTACGTGGCCATCTGCCATCCACTACATTACACTCTCATCATGACCCCACAGCTGTGCACCCAAATGGTGACTGGTCCCCTAGCTTTGgctttcttcctctccctaccACTGACATCATTGGTCTTTACCCTGCCCTTCTGTGGACATGTCCTGGAGATCAACCATTTCTTCTGTGATATACCTCCTGTGCTACAACTAGCCTGTGCTGACACTCGTGTGCCGCAAGCTGTTCTCTATGTGATAAGCATCCTTGTACTAACCACCCCCTTCCTGCTCATCTGCATTTCTTATGTCTTCATTACCATCACCATCTTGCAAATCCCTTCGGCTGAGGGACGTCAGAGAGCCTTCTCCACCTGCTCTTCCCATCTCACTGTGGTCCTGTTGCAATATGGCTGCTGCAGTTTGGTCTACTTTCGACCTCCATCAAGCACCCCTGCGGATGAGGATCGGTATCTTGCCTTAGTCTACACCTTCGTCACTCCCCTTCTCAACCCCATCATTTATACCTTAAGGAACAAGGATGTCAAAAATGCCCTGAAAAAAGCCATGAACAAGAAGGCAGCCTCCAAGAATCCATGA
- the LOC141516726 gene encoding olfactory receptor 10Q1-like — protein MSFLDTFHLNQSGPTEFVFHMFTSSPKIQVLLFCFFLFLYVMILCGNTAIIWTVFTHTSLHTPMYFFLSNLSFLEICYTTTLIPLMLSNIMERKPIPLAACGTQMFFFATLGSTDCFLLAVMAYDRYVAICHPLHYTLIMTPQLCIQMVSGSLGLALFLSLPLTSLVFTLPFCGHILEINHFFCDIPPVLQLVCADTRAPQAVLYVISILVLATPFLLICISYAFITITILRIPSAEGRQRAFSTCSSHLTVVLLQYGCGSLVYFRPPSSTPADEDRHLALVYTFVTPLLNPLIYTLRNKDVKNALKKAMSKKAASENL, from the coding sequence ATGTCTTTTCTTGATACTTTCCATCTCAATCAATCTGGCCCAACTGAGTTTGTATTCCATATGTTCACCTCTTCCCCCAAGATCCAGGTTCTCCTcttctgcttcttcctttttctctatgtAATGATTCTCTGTGGGAACACTGCTATCATCTGGACTGTATTTACACACACTTCCCTGCATACCCCCATGTACTTTTTTCTGTCCAATCTGTCCTTCCTGGAGATCTGTTACACCACTACGTTGATACCACTGATGCTCTCCAACATCATGGAGAGAAAGCCCATCCCATTGGCTGCTTGTGGAACTCAGATGTTCTTTTTTGCCACCCTTGGCAGTACTGACTGTTTCCTATTGGCCGTCATGGCATATGACCGTTACGTGGCCATCTGCCATCCCCTACATTACACTCTCATCATGACTCCACAGCTTTGTATCCAAATGGTGTCTGGTTCCCTTGGCCTGgctctcttcctttccttgccaCTAACTTCATTGGTCTTTACTCTGCCCTTCTGTGGACACATCCTGGAGATCAACCATTTCTTCTGTGATATACCACCAGTGTTACAACTAGTTTGTGCTGATACTCGTGCACCACAGGCTGTCCTCTATGTGATCAGCATCCTTGTCCTGGCCACCCCCTTCCTGCTTATCTGCATTTCTTATGCTTTCATTACCATCACCATCTTGCGCATCCCCTCAGCTGAGGGTCGCCAGAGAGCCTTCTCCACCTGCTCTTCCCATCTCACTGTGGTCCTGTTACAATATGGCTGTGGCAGCCTGGTCTACTTTCGGCCCCCATCAAGCACCCCTGCAGATGAGGATCGGCATCTTGCCTTAGTCTACACTTTCGTCACTCCTCTCCTCAACCCTCTCATTTATACTTTACGGAACAAGGATGTCAAAAATGCTCTGAAAAAAGCCATGAGCAAAAAGGCAGCCTCTGAGAATCTATGA